A window from Gemmatimonadaceae bacterium encodes these proteins:
- a CDS encoding ABC transporter ATP-binding protein: MGGEIVRALRGVDLAVRRNEYVAIMGPSGSGKSTLMNIIGCLDTPNAGEYWLNGQLVSTMKDDELARVRNKEIGFVFQTFNLLPRATALANVELPLVYAGISASERKERAMEALEKVQLGQRVHHRPNELSGGQRQRVAIARALVNRPSILLADEPTGNLDSQTSEEIMRVFENLADTGQTVIMVTHEPDIAAHARRVVVLRDGTIASDERREVFTEKLGIQL, from the coding sequence ATGGGCGGCGAGATCGTCCGCGCCCTCCGCGGCGTGGACCTCGCCGTCCGCCGCAACGAATACGTGGCCATCATGGGCCCGTCCGGCTCGGGCAAGTCCACGCTGATGAACATCATCGGCTGCCTGGACACGCCCAACGCCGGCGAGTACTGGCTCAACGGCCAGCTCGTCTCGACGATGAAGGACGACGAGCTCGCCCGCGTGCGCAACAAGGAGATCGGGTTCGTCTTCCAGACGTTCAACCTGCTCCCCCGTGCCACGGCGCTGGCCAACGTCGAGCTGCCGCTGGTCTACGCCGGCATCTCGGCCAGCGAGCGCAAGGAGCGCGCGATGGAGGCCCTGGAGAAGGTGCAGCTGGGCCAGCGCGTGCATCACCGGCCGAACGAGCTCTCCGGCGGTCAGCGTCAGCGTGTGGCGATTGCCCGTGCGCTGGTGAACCGGCCGTCCATCCTCCTGGCCGACGAGCCGACGGGTAACCTCGACTCGCAGACCTCCGAGGAGATCATGCGCGTGTTCGAGAACCTCGCGGACACCGGCCAGACGGTCATCATGGTCACCCACGAACCCGACATCGCCGCGCATGCGCGCCGCGTGGTCGTGCTGCGCGACGGCACGATTGCCAGCGACGAGCGCCGCGAGGTCTTCACCGAGAAGCTCGGCATCCAGCTGTAA
- a CDS encoding efflux RND transporter periplasmic adaptor subunit has protein sequence MSKKMKMGIAGAVVLAVVAVAATSAARSNNKGTVVRVEGVEARDLVASVTASGQVVPETKVDLSADITGRITRLSVKEGDWVKSGQFLLQIDPQQFEAQVQRAEAALANARASLAQQKANELQARRNYERQEEIRKTNAALVSAAEIEQLRTQLDVNQALVTAAEENVKQSEASLKDANWQLSRTTIYAPMTGRVTRLNVEVGETAIMGTLNRDAAILLTISDMSVLETEVKVDETDVSRISVGDSAVVQIDAFPDTTFVGRVTEISNSSVARAAAGSADQAIDYLVTVRILNAPADTRPDFSSTAKIITDTRTQVLSIPIIALTVRENEALKQTDAPPSTGTAAPEVGKRDVEGVFIVGADNKVTFRPVKVGIAGEKHFEVLSGLEPGERIVAGTYQAIRELKDGQLVRETPDAKKPEEGK, from the coding sequence ATGAGTAAGAAGATGAAGATGGGCATCGCAGGCGCGGTGGTGTTGGCGGTGGTAGCCGTCGCCGCCACCTCCGCCGCACGCTCCAACAACAAGGGCACCGTGGTGCGCGTCGAGGGCGTTGAGGCCCGCGACCTCGTGGCCTCGGTCACCGCCAGCGGCCAGGTCGTGCCGGAGACCAAGGTGGACCTCTCCGCCGACATCACCGGCCGCATCACGCGCCTCTCCGTCAAGGAGGGCGACTGGGTGAAGTCCGGCCAGTTCCTGCTGCAGATCGACCCGCAGCAGTTCGAGGCCCAGGTGCAGCGTGCGGAGGCGGCGCTGGCCAATGCGCGCGCGTCCCTCGCGCAGCAGAAGGCCAATGAGCTCCAGGCGCGCCGCAACTACGAGCGCCAGGAGGAGATCCGCAAGACCAACGCCGCACTGGTCTCCGCCGCGGAGATCGAGCAGCTGCGCACGCAGCTGGACGTGAACCAGGCGCTGGTGACCGCCGCCGAGGAGAACGTCAAGCAGTCGGAAGCCAGCCTCAAGGATGCCAACTGGCAGCTCTCGCGCACGACCATCTACGCCCCGATGACGGGCCGCGTGACGCGGCTCAACGTCGAGGTGGGCGAGACGGCCATCATGGGCACGCTGAACCGTGATGCGGCCATCCTGCTCACGATCTCGGACATGAGCGTGCTGGAGACCGAGGTGAAGGTCGACGAGACCGACGTCTCGCGCATCAGCGTCGGCGACTCGGCCGTCGTGCAGATCGACGCCTTCCCGGACACGACCTTCGTGGGCCGGGTGACGGAGATCTCCAACAGCTCGGTGGCCCGTGCGGCCGCCGGCAGCGCCGACCAGGCCATCGACTACCTCGTGACCGTGCGCATCCTGAATGCCCCGGCGGACACCCGCCCGGACTTCTCGTCCACGGCCAAGATCATCACGGACACCCGCACGCAGGTGCTCTCGATCCCGATCATCGCGCTGACGGTGCGCGAGAACGAGGCCCTCAAGCAGACCGACGCCCCGCCCTCAACGGGGACGGCGGCACCCGAGGTCGGCAAGCGCGACGTCGAGGGCGTGTTCATTGTCGGCGCGGACAACAAAGTCACGTTCCGCCCCGTAAAGGTGGGGATCGCTGGCGAGAAGCACTTCGAGGTCCTCTCCGGGCTGGAGCCGGGCGAGCGCATCGTGGCAGGCACCTACCAGGCGATCCGCGAGTTGAAGGACGGACAGCTCGTCCGCGAAACGCCTGACGCCAAGAAGCCCGAGGAGGGCAAGTAA
- a CDS encoding ABC transporter permease, producing MPLFEAVRLALATIRVQKLKSFFTLAGVCIGVMFLITVVSIIEGMGRYMKEDLVGKLIAVNSFELRRAPNIQLGDVDRAEWESWRRRPRMTIADLRPVVEALPEGTRWAQESEAGVTAVSRYARPRQTRAIGVDGDWFTIKRLDLKDGRQFTQQELSQGENVVILGPDMVERAFPGLDPIGRELRIGSTPYRVIGVTDTRGSAFGISFDNFVIAPWRSPIRKLLNPLPHQIDAVVIQAENQDVLTEAKENVRAVMRTRRGLRPAEADNFAMQTSDSALEFWNKLQGYLVVAGVALPAIGLVVGAIVIMNIMLVAVAERTREIGIRKALGAKRRDILAQFLVESTTLSTVGAGLGIALGIGFAQAIAAATPLPASVAPWSIIVGVGVGMGVGIVSGVYPASRASRLDPVVALRQE from the coding sequence ATGCCGCTCTTCGAAGCCGTCCGGCTCGCCCTCGCCACCATCCGCGTCCAGAAGCTCAAGAGCTTCTTCACGCTGGCGGGCGTCTGCATCGGCGTGATGTTCCTCATCACCGTCGTCTCGATCATCGAGGGGATGGGGCGCTACATGAAGGAGGACCTCGTCGGCAAGCTGATTGCCGTGAACTCCTTCGAGCTGCGTCGTGCGCCGAACATCCAGCTGGGCGACGTGGACCGCGCCGAATGGGAGTCCTGGCGGCGGCGGCCGCGCATGACCATCGCCGACCTGCGGCCGGTGGTCGAGGCGCTGCCCGAGGGCACGCGCTGGGCCCAGGAGTCCGAGGCCGGCGTCACGGCCGTGTCGCGCTACGCCCGTCCGCGGCAGACGCGGGCCATCGGTGTGGACGGCGACTGGTTCACCATCAAGCGCCTGGACCTCAAGGACGGACGCCAGTTCACGCAGCAGGAACTGTCGCAGGGTGAGAACGTCGTCATCCTCGGCCCCGACATGGTCGAGCGCGCCTTCCCCGGCCTCGACCCCATCGGCCGCGAGCTCCGGATTGGCTCCACCCCGTATCGCGTCATTGGCGTGACCGACACGCGGGGCAGCGCCTTTGGCATCTCGTTCGACAACTTCGTGATTGCCCCGTGGCGCTCGCCGATTCGCAAACTGCTCAACCCGCTGCCCCACCAGATCGACGCGGTGGTGATCCAGGCCGAGAACCAGGATGTCCTGACAGAGGCCAAGGAGAATGTGCGCGCCGTCATGCGCACGCGCCGCGGCCTGCGGCCGGCCGAGGCGGACAACTTCGCGATGCAGACCTCGGACAGCGCACTCGAGTTCTGGAACAAGCTCCAGGGCTATCTCGTGGTCGCCGGCGTGGCCCTGCCCGCCATCGGCCTCGTGGTTGGCGCCATCGTCATCATGAACATCATGCTGGTGGCCGTCGCCGAACGGACGCGCGAGATCGGCATCCGGAAGGCGCTGGGCGCCAAGCGGCGCGACATCCTCGCGCAGTTCCTCGTGGAATCCACCACCCTGAGCACGGTCGGCGCCGGCCTTGGGATCGCACTGGGCATCGGCTTCGCGCAGGCCATTGCGGCGGCCACGCCGCTGCCGGCCAGCGTCGCACCCTGGTCCATCATCGTCGGAGTCGGCGTCGGGATGGGGGTTGGCATCGTCTCGGGCGTGTACCCGGCGAGCCGCGCGTCGCGGCTGGACCCGGTCGTCGCCCTGCGCCAGGAGTGA